The Coffea eugenioides isolate CCC68of chromosome 8, Ceug_1.0, whole genome shotgun sequence genome has a segment encoding these proteins:
- the LOC113779441 gene encoding uncharacterized protein LOC113779441 has translation MAQLQQETRALTMSTTQFQQDAKVGMKDMEARISQMATAINRLESHAYGKLPSQPEVNPRNVSAMTLRSGKTLEGSKEGNSKSKSEEEIEKEIEEEGRIRKDPKVTFTSPPIIKSNLPPFPCRLEKTKKVEKEKELLDVFRKVEINIPLLDAIKQIPKYAKFLKDLCTHKRKLIGDERVAVGENVSAMLQRKLPPKCGDPGMFTIPCKIGNTPIRKAMLDLGASINVMPKTIFASLNLGPLKETAIIIQLADRTNAYPEGLVEDVLVQVNELVFPADFYILDMGDEKSLNPSPILLGRPFLSTARTKIDVNEGILSMEFDGETVNFNIFEAMKYPEESNSVFALSIIEPCVQETFELDGKDALKVALIKHLELGVTLDVGLREELLHTVEALHSLPIVSPRYELTSLFVPEAQTKLLPSVVQAPELEFKPLPKHLKYAFLGDRETLPVIISAHLSPSQEDKLV, from the coding sequence ATGGCTCAACTCCAGCAAGAAACTAGAGCCTTAACCATGAGCACCACTCAGTTCCAGCAGGACGCAAAAGTAGGCATGAAGGATATGGAGGCTCGAATAAGCCAAATGGCAACTGCCATCAATCGCTTGGAGTCCCACGCTTATGGAAAGTTACCCTCACAACCTGAAGTAAATCCCaggaatgtaagtgccatgacacTGAGGAGTGGCAAGACACTGGAAGGGTCTAAAGAGGGaaattcaaaaagcaagagTGAAGAGGAGATAGagaaggaaattgaagaggaagggcGTATTCGCAAGGATCCTAAGGTAACCTTCACTTCTCCGCCCATTATTAAATCTAACTTACCTCCTTTTCCTTGCAGGCTGGAGAAGACAAAAAAggtagagaaggaaaaagagcttTTAGATGTGTTCCGAAAAGTGGAAATTAACATCCCTTTACTGGATGCAATCAAGCAGATACCGAAATATGCTAAATTTCTCAAGGATCTATGCACCCATAAGAGGAAACTGATAGGGGACGAAAGAGTAGCGGTGGGAGAGAATGTGTCAGCAATGCTCCAAAGAAAGCTTCCACCCAAGTGtggagatccaggtatgttcacGATCCCCTGTAAGATAGGGAATACACCGATCAGGAAAGCAATGTTAGATTTAGGGGCGTCAATCAATGTGATGCCAAAGACCATTTTTGCTTCTCTAAATCTTGGGCCACTTAAAGAAACAGCCATCATAATCCAACTAGCTGATCGCACAAATGCATATCCAGAGGGGCTAGTTGAGGATGTCTTGGTTCAGGTAAATGAATTGGTCTTTCCTGCAGATTTTTATATCTTAGACATGGGAGATGAAAAATCATTAAACCCGTCACCTATCTTGTTAGGTAGACCATTTCTTAGCACTGCCAGGACTAAAATAGATGTGAATGAGGGCATTTTGTCTATGGAGTTTGATGGTGAAACTgtgaatttcaatatttttgagGCGATGAAGTATCCAGAAGAATCTAACTCGGTTTTTGCTTTGAGCATTATTGAGCCTTGTGTGCAGGAAACTTTCGAATTAGACGGCAAAGACGCATTGAAAGTGGCTCTAATCAAGCATCTGGAGTTAGGTGTAACTCTTGATGTGGGCCTAAGGGAAGAGTTGCTCCATACTGTTGAGGCCTTACACTCACTACCCATCGTATCTCCAAGGTATGAACTTACTTCTCTTTTTGTGCCAGAGGCTCAGACAAAGCTGCTGCCTTCAGTGGTGCAGGCACCGGAGTTAGAATTTAAGCCTCTCCCGAAGCATCTAAAGTACGCATTCCTAGGAGACCGGGAGACACTGCCGGTGATTATCTCTGCACACCTATCTCCAAGTCAAGAAGACAAACTGGTGTGA